Proteins encoded together in one Kitasatospora albolonga window:
- a CDS encoding SAM-dependent methyltransferase, protein MTRTHTHTHVPDHHGEAEILDLDAQVLGEHTAALIDRLPLHAPPRRIVDLGCGTGAGTFALLDRFPEAHVTAVDTSAAHLQRVREKACARGDEGRVRTVQADLDAADWPDLGTPDLVWASASMHHMADPGRALRTVHGLLAPGGLLAVVELSGFPRFLPADAPEDRPGLEDRCHEVSARFHAEHVPHRGADWGPVLTGAGFTVEDEHVITVDTGRTDGAEGVRADRTEGARAEAVRAYALSSLRRLRRSVADGLAPEDLAALDRLLDTGGPGSLLRRDDLTVRTERTAWAARRPA, encoded by the coding sequence ATGACACGGACACACACCCACACCCATGTTCCGGACCACCACGGCGAGGCGGAGATCCTGGATCTGGACGCCCAGGTCCTCGGCGAGCACACCGCCGCCCTCATCGACCGGCTCCCGCTCCACGCCCCGCCCCGCCGGATCGTCGACCTCGGGTGCGGTACCGGAGCGGGCACCTTCGCCCTCCTCGACCGCTTCCCCGAAGCCCACGTCACCGCCGTCGACACCTCGGCCGCGCACCTCCAGCGGGTGCGGGAGAAGGCGTGCGCCCGGGGCGACGAGGGGCGCGTACGGACCGTGCAGGCCGACCTCGACGCCGCCGACTGGCCCGACCTCGGCACGCCCGACCTGGTGTGGGCGTCGGCCTCGATGCACCACATGGCTGACCCCGGCCGGGCCCTGCGCACCGTCCACGGCCTGCTCGCCCCCGGCGGGCTCCTCGCCGTGGTGGAGCTGTCCGGCTTCCCCCGCTTCCTGCCCGCCGACGCCCCTGAGGACCGGCCCGGTCTGGAGGACCGCTGCCACGAGGTGAGCGCCCGCTTCCACGCCGAACACGTGCCGCACCGGGGCGCCGACTGGGGCCCCGTGCTGACCGGGGCCGGATTCACGGTCGAGGACGAGCACGTGATCACGGTGGACACCGGCCGGACGGACGGGGCGGAGGGAGTCCGTGCGGACCGGACGGAGGGCGCTCGCGCCGAGGCGGTCCGCGCCTACGCCCTGAGCAGCCTCCGGCGGCTGCGCCGCAGTGTGGCCGACGGGCTCGCCCCCGAGGACCTGGCCGCGCTCGACCGGCTGCTCGACACCGGGGGCCCCGGCTCCCTCCTGCGCCGCGACGACCTCACCGTACGGACCGAACGCACCGCCTGGGCCGCCCGCCGCCCGGCCTGA
- a CDS encoding XRE family transcriptional regulator yields the protein MLRMEQDDGDLDSLVRKRIRALRVAQGWSLEELAGRANLSQSSLSRIENGQRRLALDQLVTLARALDTTLDQLVETASDDVITSPMIDGAHGLMRWPVKGDPGMTVVRQRMTEPPPDNPARMRAHPGREWLVVLSGTATLLLGHRRFRVETNQAAEFPTMLPHAIGAEGGPCEILGIFDRDARRGHLREGRGAAKDCAPDLPNTT from the coding sequence ATGTTGCGCATGGAGCAAGATGATGGTGATCTGGACAGCCTCGTACGCAAACGCATCCGTGCCCTGCGGGTGGCCCAGGGCTGGTCCCTGGAGGAGCTGGCCGGGCGGGCGAACCTCAGTCAGTCCTCGCTCAGCCGCATCGAGAACGGGCAGCGCCGCCTCGCCCTGGACCAGCTCGTCACGCTGGCCCGGGCCCTGGACACCACCCTGGACCAGCTCGTGGAGACCGCCTCGGACGACGTCATCACCAGCCCGATGATCGACGGCGCCCACGGGCTGATGCGCTGGCCCGTCAAGGGCGATCCCGGTATGACCGTCGTACGGCAGCGGATGACCGAGCCGCCGCCGGACAACCCGGCCCGGATGCGCGCCCACCCCGGCCGGGAGTGGCTCGTCGTCCTCTCCGGCACCGCGACCCTCCTGCTGGGCCACCGCCGCTTCCGCGTGGAGACCAACCAGGCGGCCGAGTTCCCCACGATGCTGCCGCACGCCATCGGGGCCGAGGGCGGCCCGTGCGAGATCCTCGGGATCTTCGACCGCGACGCCCGCCGCGGCCATCTGCGCGAGGGCCGGGGAGCCGCGAAGGACTGCGCGCCGGACCTGCCGAACACGACATGA
- a CDS encoding MFS transporter, with product MRTHPPAPGAPSGPGPQAPAAAELDPPGPRQLRMILIAVSVALMAVIASVSGLNVAQTDLAVEFGASQSTVLWMINIYTLTLAALLLPLGAIGDRIGRKPMLVAGLTVFGAASVLAGLAPTAEVMLGARVLSGTGAAMIMPITLAVITSTFPEEERGRAIGVWTGVAGGGGIIGMFLSALLVDVASWRWLFVLPVVLIVLALAMTLRSVPDSHERTGHSFDTVGALTSVAAVTGLIFALQEGPEKGWSAPVTLSTLALGALGTAAFVARELRRRESALLDVRLFRERRLASGSVTLLVVFGVQAGIAVVLFPFLQAVLGWSGLLSTLALMPMAVLMMLTSGLAPRLAARVGARTTMATGIALGGTGLALMALFVSVGGGYLSVLPGMLAMGLGMGLAMTPSTEAITASLPRERQGVASALNDVTREFGTALGVALLGALLSAGYRGAVDGRLDGIPEGAADTAREGVANAVEAAGGAGPHREALLDAAQRSFVDGWQQAMWAGVAVMAALFLLVLLRGPKNPAPAPAQVVRAGTPTAPTDRPALPDRAADRLGSAPGSSPSRPTR from the coding sequence ATGAGAACGCATCCGCCCGCGCCGGGCGCGCCGTCCGGTCCCGGACCTCAGGCTCCGGCCGCCGCCGAACTGGACCCGCCCGGTCCGCGTCAGCTCCGCATGATCCTGATCGCCGTCTCGGTCGCGCTGATGGCGGTCATCGCGTCGGTCTCCGGGCTGAACGTGGCCCAGACCGATCTGGCCGTCGAGTTCGGCGCCTCCCAGTCCACGGTCCTGTGGATGATCAACATCTACACCCTGACCCTGGCGGCCCTGCTGCTGCCGCTCGGCGCGATCGGTGACCGGATCGGCCGGAAACCGATGCTGGTGGCCGGACTGACCGTCTTCGGCGCCGCGAGCGTGCTGGCGGGGCTGGCGCCGACAGCGGAGGTCATGCTCGGCGCCCGGGTCCTGAGCGGGACCGGGGCCGCGATGATCATGCCGATCACCCTGGCCGTGATCACCTCCACCTTCCCCGAGGAGGAGCGCGGCAGGGCGATCGGCGTCTGGACCGGGGTCGCCGGGGGCGGCGGGATCATCGGCATGTTCCTCTCCGCGCTGCTCGTGGACGTGGCGAGCTGGCGGTGGCTGTTCGTCCTGCCGGTCGTGCTGATCGTGCTGGCGCTCGCGATGACCCTGCGCTCGGTGCCCGACTCCCATGAGCGGACCGGGCACTCCTTCGACACCGTCGGCGCCCTGACCTCGGTCGCCGCCGTGACCGGCCTCATCTTCGCCCTCCAGGAGGGCCCGGAGAAGGGGTGGAGCGCCCCGGTCACCCTCTCCACCCTCGCCCTCGGCGCCCTCGGCACCGCCGCCTTCGTGGCCCGGGAGCTGCGCCGCCGGGAGAGCGCCCTGCTGGACGTACGGCTCTTCCGCGAGCGGCGGCTCGCCAGTGGTTCGGTCACGCTGCTGGTGGTCTTCGGGGTGCAGGCGGGGATCGCCGTGGTGCTCTTCCCGTTCCTCCAGGCGGTGCTGGGCTGGTCCGGGCTGCTGTCCACCCTGGCGCTGATGCCGATGGCCGTCCTGATGATGCTGACGTCCGGGCTCGCCCCGCGACTGGCCGCGCGGGTCGGGGCCCGTACGACCATGGCCACGGGCATCGCGCTGGGCGGGACCGGACTCGCGCTGATGGCCCTCTTTGTCTCCGTGGGCGGCGGCTACCTCTCCGTCCTTCCCGGGATGCTCGCGATGGGCCTCGGCATGGGGCTGGCGATGACCCCCTCCACCGAGGCCATCACCGCCTCCCTGCCGCGTGAGCGGCAGGGCGTGGCGTCCGCGCTCAACGACGTGACCCGTGAGTTCGGCACCGCGCTCGGGGTGGCCCTGCTCGGTGCGCTGCTGTCGGCCGGTTACCGCGGTGCCGTCGACGGCCGGCTGGACGGCATCCCCGAGGGCGCGGCGGACACCGCGCGCGAGGGCGTCGCCAACGCGGTCGAGGCGGCGGGCGGCGCCGGGCCGCACCGGGAAGCGCTCCTGGACGCCGCCCAGCGGTCCTTCGTCGACGGCTGGCAGCAGGCCATGTGGGCGGGGGTCGCCGTGATGGCCGCCCTGTTCCTCCTCGTACTCCTCCGTGGCCCGAAGAACCCGGCCCCGGCCCCCGCGCAGGTGGTCAGAGCAGGGACTCCAACGGCACCGACGGATCGGCCAGCGCTTCCGGATCGTGCTGCTGACCGGCTCGGATCAGCTCCTGGATCGTCTCCGTCACGTCCCACACGTTGA
- a CDS encoding FAD-dependent oxidoreductase → MVDAHRTFVIVGAGLAGAKAAETLRAEGFTGRVILIGDERDHPYERPPLSKGYLGGKEERDSVFVHERPWYAGADIELHLGQPVTALDRYAKTVQLGDNTVIHYDKLLLATGSEPRRLDVPGTELAGVHHLRRLAHADRLRNVLAALGRDNGHLVIAGGGWIGLEVAAAARGYGAEVTVVESEATPLHQVVGPELGQIFTELHSSHGVRFHFGARLTEITGQDGMVLAARTDDGEEHPAHDVLAAIGAAPRSALAEAAGLEMAERAHGGGIAVDASLRTSDPHIYAAGDVAAVAHPLLGVRLRVEHWANALNSGPAAARAMLGQEVTYDRVPYFFSDQYDLGLEYSGWAPPGSYDEVIIRGDAGKREFIAFWLKDRRVLAGMNVNVWDVTETIQELIRAGQQHDPEALADPSVPLESLL, encoded by the coding sequence GTGGTCGACGCACATCGGACGTTCGTCATCGTCGGAGCGGGACTCGCAGGGGCGAAGGCGGCCGAAACACTGCGCGCGGAGGGGTTCACCGGCCGGGTGATCCTCATCGGGGACGAGCGCGACCACCCCTATGAGCGCCCGCCGCTCTCCAAGGGCTACCTCGGCGGCAAGGAGGAGCGCGACAGCGTCTTCGTGCACGAGCGCCCCTGGTACGCGGGCGCCGACATCGAGCTCCACCTCGGCCAGCCCGTCACCGCGCTCGACCGGTACGCGAAGACCGTGCAGCTCGGCGACAACACGGTCATCCACTACGACAAGCTGCTGCTCGCCACCGGCTCCGAACCCCGCCGTCTCGACGTCCCGGGCACCGAGCTGGCGGGCGTCCACCATCTGCGCCGCCTCGCCCACGCCGACCGGCTGCGCAACGTGCTGGCCGCCCTCGGCCGCGACAACGGCCACCTGGTGATCGCCGGGGGCGGCTGGATCGGCCTGGAGGTCGCCGCCGCCGCCCGGGGGTACGGGGCCGAGGTCACCGTCGTCGAGTCGGAGGCCACCCCGCTGCACCAGGTCGTCGGCCCCGAACTGGGCCAGATCTTCACCGAGCTGCACAGTTCGCACGGCGTCCGCTTCCACTTCGGCGCCCGCCTCACCGAGATCACCGGCCAGGACGGCATGGTGCTGGCCGCCCGTACCGACGACGGCGAGGAGCACCCCGCCCACGACGTGCTCGCCGCGATCGGCGCCGCCCCGCGCTCCGCCCTCGCCGAGGCCGCCGGACTGGAGATGGCCGAGCGGGCGCACGGCGGCGGCATCGCCGTGGACGCCTCGCTGCGCACCTCCGACCCGCACATCTACGCCGCCGGGGACGTCGCCGCCGTCGCTCACCCGCTGCTCGGCGTCCGGCTGCGCGTCGAGCACTGGGCCAACGCCCTCAACAGCGGACCGGCCGCCGCCCGCGCGATGCTCGGCCAGGAGGTGACGTACGACCGGGTGCCGTACTTCTTCTCCGACCAGTACGACCTGGGTCTGGAGTACTCCGGCTGGGCGCCGCCCGGCAGTTACGACGAAGTGATCATCCGGGGTGACGCGGGGAAGCGGGAGTTCATCGCGTTCTGGCTCAAGGACCGCCGCGTCCTGGCCGGGATGAACGTCAACGTGTGGGACGTGACGGAGACGATCCAGGAGCTGATCCGAGCCGGTCAGCAGCACGATCCGGAAGCGCTGGCCGATCCGTCGGTGCCGTTGGAGTCCCTGCTCTGA